A genomic window from Lotus japonicus ecotype B-129 chromosome 1, LjGifu_v1.2 includes:
- the LOC130737826 gene encoding photosystem II 22 kDa protein, chloroplastic — protein sequence MAQTMLLMSSVSSSYSVDLKKDPLLHLQSQRLRPKFSQLSFNPLPSNSSLFSSRTFTTLALFKSKAKAPPPKVVKQKPKVEDGVFGTSGGIGFTKQNELFVGRVAMIGFAASLLGEALTGKGILAQLNLETGIPIYEAEPLLLFFILFTLLGAIGALGDRGKFVDDESPTGLDKAVIPPGKGLRGALGLSEGGPLFGFTKSNELFVGRLAQLGFAFSLIGEIITGKGALAQLNIETGIPINEIEPLVLFNVAFFFIAALNPGTGKFVSDDGED from the exons ATGGCTCAAACCATGTTGCTCATGTCCAGTGTCTCAAGTAGCTATTCTGTGGATTTGAAGAAAGATCCTTTGCTCCATTTGCAGAGTCAGAGATTAAGGCCTAAATTCTCTCAGCTCTCATTCAACCCACTTCCTTCAAACTCTTCCTTGTTTTCATCTCGCACATTCACTACTCTGGCTCTCTTCAAATCAAAGGCCAAAGCCCCTCCTCCCAAG GTTGTGAAGCAAAAGCCAAAAGTTGAAGATGGTGTGTTTGGCACTTCTGGAGGGATTGGTTTTACTAAGCAGAATGAGCTATTTGTGGGTCGTGTTGCCATGATTGGTTTTGCG GCATCATTGTTGGGTGAAGCACTTACTGGCAAAGGAATTCTAGCACAACTGAATTTGGAAACTGGAATTCCCATTTATGAAGCAGAGCCTCTTCTCCTGTTTTTCATCCTCTTCACTCTGCTTGGAGCCATTGGAGCTCTTGGTGACCGTGGTAAGTTTGTTGATGATGAATCTCCTACTGGACTTGACAAGGCTGTTATTCCTCCAGGGAAAGGCTTGAGAGGAGCTCTTGGTCTCAGTGAAGGAG GTCCTCTATTTGGTTTCACCAAATCAAACGAGCTTTTTGTTGGAAGATTGGCTCAATTGGGTTTTGCTTTCTCTTTGATTGGAGAAATTATTACTGGGAAGGGAGCTCTAGCACAACTCAACATTGAGACCGGGATACCAATTAATGAAATAGAACCCCTAGTGTTGTTCAACGttgctttcttcttcattgctgCTTTGAATCCGGGAACTGGTAAATTTGTTTCAGATGACGGGGAAGATTAG
- the LOC130741746 gene encoding uncharacterized protein LOC130741746: MSPEEKSDEPGEWSLSVDGSSNVKGSGAGVILEGPGGVTIEQSLKFDFQASNNQAEYEAIIAGLRLAIEMGVQSIRIKTDSQIVSRQIQGEYQAKDAQLAKYLVKAQNLMKQVDKVQINHVPREENTRADILSKLASAKKVGNNKSVIQEVLNSPSIENDEVMAISMAIDQDWMGRIKLCLEAEGTDLFMFTKDQIWEASHYTLLGDQLYMRGVGVSLLRCVSKEEAERIMFEVHEGVCASHVGGRSLAAKVLRAGFYWPSLRSDCMEYAKKCEKCQIYADLHRASPEVLSSMSSSWPFAMWGVDILGPFTPAWSRVKFILVAVDYFTKWIEAESVKNFCAEMGIEMRFASVEHPQSNGQVESANKVILNGIKKRLGEVKGLWADELITVVWAYNTTPQSTTGESPFKLTYGVDAMISVEVQDVTFRVETYDEEQNDMNRLVDLNLADETHA; this comes from the exons atgtctCCAGAAGAGAAAAGCGACGAACCAGGTGAGTGGAGTTTATCAGTTGATGGTTCATCCAATGTCAAAGGCAGTGGTGCTGGAGTGATCTTAGAAGGGCCAGGAGGCGTAACAATTGAacagtcactcaagtttgatTTTCAAGCGAGTAACAATCAGGCAGAGTACGAGGCTATAATTGCAGGGTTAAGATTGGCGATCGAAATGGGCGTACAAAGCATCAGGATCAAAACAGATTCACAGATAGTTTCAAGACAGATTCAGGGAGAGTATCAAGCCAAAGATGCACAATTGGCCAAGTACTTAGTGAAGGCTCAGAATTTGATGAAGCAGGTGGACAAAGTGCAGATTAATCATGTTCCGCGagaggagaatacaagggcTGATATATTGTCAAAGCTAGCAAGTGCCAAAAAGGTAGGGAATAACAAATCAGTGATCCAGGAAGTTTTAAATAGCCCAAGTATTGAAAATGATGAGGTTATGGCAATTTCGATGGCAATAGATCAAGATTGGATGGGCCGAATCAAGTTGTGTTTGGAGGCGGAAGGAACTGACCTATTTATGTTTACTAAGGATCAAATTTGGGAAGCAAGTCATTATACTCTTTTGGGAGATCAATTGTACATGAGAGGAGTAGGAGTCTCATTGCTGAGATGCGTTTCCAAGGAAGAGGCTGAAAGAATTATGTTTGAAGTACATGAGGGAGTGTGTGCAAGTCACGTGGGTGGAAGATCTTTGGCAGCGAAAGTGCTAagagcaggattttattggccatCGCTAAGGTCAGATTGTATGGAATATGCAAAAAAGTGTGAAAAATGCCAGATATATGCAGATTTACATAGAGCATCGCCGGAAGTCTTAagttcaatgagttcatcatggccatttgcaatgtggggcgtaGATATCTTGGGACCTTTCACTCCAGCATGGTCACGAGTTAAATTCATCTTAGTTGCAGTGGATTATtttactaaatggattgaggcaga GAGTGTGAAGAAtttttgtgcagaaatgggaattgagatgcgtttTGCTTCAGTAGAGCACCCACAATCAAATGGACAAGTGGAGTCTGCGAATAAAGTGATTTTGAATGGAATCAAGAAGCGATTGGGCGAAGTAAAAGGATTATGGGCTGATGAATTGATCACGGTCGTTTGGGCATATAATACAACGCCACAGTCTACAACTGGGGAGTCACCTTTCAAGTTAACTTATGGAGTTGATGCAATGATTTCAGTGGAAGTGCAGGATGTGACTTTCAGGGTAGAGACTTATGACGAAGAGCAGAATGATATGAATAGACTTGTTGATTTGAATTTGGCTGATGAGACTCATGCATAA
- the LOC130737834 gene encoding uncharacterized protein LOC130737834: MGVNKVEAFFSTTLILWLCSLSFHILFNHRTHLLYVLAGSFFYQTANSLIRFFFSKPTDPLFVNTAVSLLHSAVTSTSVIFILSKQWLSNGSSGMFDHSQLVEGTWPWAFEALSFSCGYFAYDQWDMLRFRLYNGWIPSILVHHLVLLICFTLALYRNVTINYLILTLICELHSIFLHVRKVRRMAGVRDAKSSIVKLEWFLNWVTFLVARFASHILITVKLIRDAHKFEKGVELPMALFGMAGMNLLNIGLGIDLLKAFKREKKSQQANHRQHHE; the protein is encoded by the exons ATGGGTGTAAACAAGGTTGAGGCGTTTTTCTCAACCACCCTCATCCTATGGCTCTGCTCCCTTTCCTTCCACATACTCTTCAACCACCGCACCCACCTTCTCTATGTCCTCGCCGGTTCCTTCTTCTACCAAACCGCTAACTCCCTCATCCGATTCTTCTTCTCCAAACCCACTGACCCTCTCTTCGTTAACACCGCCGTCTCTCTTCTCCACTCCGCCGTCACCTCCACTTCAG TGATCTTCATCTTATCCAAACAGTGGTTAAGTAATGGGTCGAGTGGAATGTTTGATCACTCACAGTTGGTTGAAGGCACTTGGCCATGGGCATTTGAGGCATTGAGTTTTTCCTGTGGTTACTTTGCATATGATCAGTGGGATATGCTTCGTTTCCGCTTATATAATGGTTGGATCCCTTCTATCCTTGTTCATCATCTGGTTCTACTTATTTGCTTCACTCTTGCTTTGTATCGAAATGTCACCATCAACTACCTCATTCTCACTCTCATCTGCGAG CTGCATTCCATCTTTCTGCATGTGAGAAAAGTGAGACGAATGGCTGGTGTTCGCGATGCAAAGAGCAGCATTGTTAAGTTAGAATGGTTTCTTAATTGGGTCACCTTCCTTGTGGCAAGATTTGCATCTCACATTCTCATCACAGTCAAACTCATCAGGGATGctcacaaatttgaaaagggtGTGGAGCTACCTATGGCTCTGTTTGGCATGGCTGGGATGAATCTGCTTAACATTGGTCTTGGCATTGATCTCCTTAAAGCtttcaagagagaaaagaagtcCCAGCAGGCTAATCATCGTCAACATCATGAATGA